In candidate division KSB1 bacterium, the genomic stretch AGCACTTTCGATGCGAAGCCGGTGCCGAACAGATCGTTCAAGCGAGATTCGAAGTCGCCGGCCGGGAGCGTGTACTCCACGGCAGTGTCATGCGTGAACGACCAGGCGATTTCCGGATAGGCCACCGCATATTGCCGAAACACGCGGATCAAATGCGCAAGCTCGGTGGCCGGGCTTTTCAGAAAGCTCGCCCGCGCGGGAGTATTGTAGAATAAGGAATGGACCGCGAGCGATGTGCCGATGGGCATGGCGGCAGGCTCGTCCAATATAATATCGCCGCCCTGAATCCGCAGCAGCGTGCCGCTCGCCGATTCCCTGGCCCGCGACCGCGCTTCGACGAAACTCACCGAGGCAATCGACGGCAATGCCTCGCCGCGAAAGCCCAGCGTACGAATCGCCCAGAGGTCGTCCGACTGTTTCAGCTTGGAGGTCGCATGACGCTCGAAGGCGAGATGCAGATCGTCGTGCGACATCCCGCCGCCGTCGTCAACGACTTGAATCAACTCGCGACCGTGCCCGCTCAGGACCACCTGAATGCGCGTGGCACCGGCGTCAAGCGCGTTTTCGATCAGCTCCTTCAGTGCGGAGGCGGCACGATCAACCACTTCGCCGGCGGCGATTTGATTGACCACCTGCTCGGGAAGGATGCGGATGTTACCCACCCAGTTTCTCCGCGACGGCGTGACGGACGTCGGACACGATCCCGCGCGAACGACCGCGGGCCACGGCCACCTCGGCGAGCAAAGCGGGGCGCTCGGTTTCGGGAATTCCGGGGAGATTGATTAGAACATTCGCCGCCGCGCCTTCGAGTCCCGCGCTCAGCAACTCCGCTCCGGTCGCGGCATCGGAAACCGTGTTCACATTGCCGGTCCTGGCAATGTCGAGCGCGCACTCGAGGGCCCGCAGGCAGGTCTGCATGGTACGCCGGGGAACTTGCAGTGTGCCCATTGCCGCCGCCGCGAGTTCGGCGGCTTTGACCGCGCGCTCAGGGTCGTCACGTTCGGGGAGCTTGTTCGCGACCCGGAAGCGGTTAAAGGCGTCCGTGTCTTCGTCAACGAGCTTGACCAACGCGGCGCGAGCCTCTTCCGTGACCTGCTTAAGTTGCGACAGATGCGGCGCAACGGCGGCGTAGTCTTTCTTGTCCACGGTGAAATTGATGACCATGGTGAGCAGGCCGGAGCCGATGGCGCCGGCAAGTGCGGCGGCACTGCCACCGCCCGGAGCCGCGGACTTGGCGG encodes the following:
- a CDS encoding cyclodeaminase/cyclohydrolase family protein, with the protein product MADITTPNPASSVFPAKLIYQPVAGFVEQIAAKSAAPGGGSAAALAGAIGSGLLTMVINFTVDKKDYAAVAPHLSQLKQVTEEARAALVKLVDEDTDAFNRFRVANKLPERDDPERAVKAAELAAAAMGTLQVPRRTMQTCLRALECALDIARTGNVNTVSDAATGAELLSAGLEGAAANVLINLPGIPETERPALLAEVAVARGRSRGIVSDVRHAVAEKLGG